In one window of Bdellovibrio bacteriovorus W DNA:
- a CDS encoding putative sulfite reductase flavoprotein component (COG3182 Uncharacterized iron-regulated membrane protein), whose amino-acid sequence MLPKWKFDSPLKMKSKIKDLFYNLHLWAGLIAGVFIFLICLSGTILTFESEIKDLSDSSASTPINSSLSKMTPEEVFAILGHHGTVTSFKFQGSSLPYIIGVKSDPESRRAKTFVVDPTSGKILNDPSQGGRSEFFTFNFKMHRWLLGSPDSIGKTIVGIATIIMTFLLLTGLYLWWPKNLRLLKNVLKINFKNKKRMLYDLHNTLGFYSLIPLLIMCLTGLCWSFGWYRDGLSTVLNSKVFGDRRIEAIEVLPEGKRKDLNSLIAIIDEKLPYEGAIQFSLEGTATEALSVRKQPARGLQYTDILQLNPYSGEIVFERLFAERSLGSKITSMIRILHTGEFYGLISKIIYFITCLLATTMPITGTWMWLNKLRKKKRKAP is encoded by the coding sequence TTGCTTCCTAAGTGGAAGTTTGATAGTCCCCTGAAAATGAAATCAAAAATCAAAGACCTGTTCTACAACTTGCATCTCTGGGCTGGATTGATCGCCGGAGTTTTTATATTTCTCATTTGCCTGAGTGGAACCATTCTGACATTTGAATCTGAGATTAAAGACCTTAGTGATTCTAGTGCCAGCACTCCTATAAATTCATCACTTTCCAAAATGACACCTGAAGAGGTTTTTGCGATTTTAGGCCATCACGGCACCGTAACCAGCTTCAAATTCCAAGGAAGCTCACTTCCTTACATCATTGGCGTTAAGTCAGATCCCGAGAGCCGTCGCGCCAAAACTTTTGTAGTCGACCCCACATCCGGAAAAATTTTAAATGACCCATCACAAGGTGGGAGGTCTGAATTTTTCACTTTCAACTTCAAAATGCATCGTTGGTTGCTCGGAAGTCCCGACAGCATTGGAAAAACGATTGTCGGCATTGCGACCATTATAATGACCTTTTTACTTTTAACGGGGCTTTACCTATGGTGGCCTAAGAATCTGCGTCTTCTTAAAAATGTTTTGAAGATCAATTTTAAAAACAAAAAACGCATGCTTTACGACCTTCATAACACCCTGGGATTTTATTCTCTGATCCCACTTTTAATTATGTGTCTAACGGGCCTTTGTTGGTCTTTCGGTTGGTATCGAGATGGTCTTTCAACTGTTCTGAACTCAAAAGTTTTCGGAGATCGCCGCATTGAAGCTATCGAGGTTCTTCCAGAAGGAAAACGTAAGGACCTCAACTCTCTCATTGCTATCATTGACGAAAAGCTTCCCTATGAGGGTGCGATTCAGTTTTCTTTAGAGGGAACCGCTACAGAAGCTCTCAGTGTGCGCAAACAGCCAGCTCGTGGCCTGCAATATACTGACATCCTTCAGCTCAACCCTTATTCAGGCGAAATAGTTTTCGAACGTCTTTTCGCTGAGCGCTCCTTGGGGAGTAAAATCACAAGCATGATCCGCATTCTGCATACAGGTGAATTTTACGGTTTGATTTCAAAAATCATTTATTTCATCACCTGCTTGCTCGCGACAACGATGCCTATCACAGGAACATGGATGTGGTTGAATAAACTTAGGAAGAAAAAGAGAAAAGCGCCGTAA
- a CDS encoding MerR family transcriptional regulator (COG0789 Predicted transcriptional regulators), which produces MSIGVLSRRAGVTVEAIRYYEQVGILAPAERKSSGYRLFGVETLQTLHFIKQAQNLGFSLSQIKQLLNLRTQSRSSCKELHQIFTEHLEDLSGKILELQKMRKAVEDINNKRCSKRGAKYCKIIQSLEGEVDGHGEDEGTH; this is translated from the coding sequence ATGTCGATAGGAGTGCTTTCGCGTCGAGCAGGAGTCACTGTCGAAGCGATTCGCTATTATGAGCAGGTGGGGATCTTGGCACCTGCGGAGAGAAAAAGCTCTGGCTATCGACTATTTGGGGTCGAGACCCTACAGACTCTGCATTTTATTAAGCAGGCTCAGAATTTAGGGTTCTCGCTGTCTCAAATTAAGCAGTTGCTGAATTTGAGAACTCAATCCAGAAGCTCATGCAAAGAACTGCATCAAATTTTTACAGAGCATTTGGAAGACTTGAGTGGGAAAATTCTCGAACTGCAAAAGATGAGAAAAGCTGTTGAAGATATCAATAACAAACGCTGCTCAAAGCGTGGAGCCAAGTACTGTAAGATTATACAGAGTTTAGAGGGTGAAGTAGACGGACATGGGGAAGATGAAGGTACACATTGA
- a CDS encoding hypothetical protein (COG1396 Predicted transcriptional regulators), with the protein MKVHIEGILNGEIGTWIHKLRHDCRMGVEEVARTLNRTVKEVEDWEAGNSAPSFSELLTLLRLYQVDPQLVGAKLSLFYLNHSARISRKTKV; encoded by the coding sequence ATGAAGGTACACATTGAAGGGATTCTTAACGGAGAAATTGGGACTTGGATTCACAAACTACGCCATGATTGTCGTATGGGTGTCGAAGAGGTCGCTCGAACTCTCAATCGAACTGTAAAAGAGGTTGAAGATTGGGAGGCGGGTAATAGTGCTCCTTCTTTTTCTGAGTTATTAACATTGCTACGGCTTTACCAAGTCGATCCCCAGCTTGTAGGGGCTAAGTTATCTTTATTCTATTTAAATCACTCAGCTCGAATTTCGAGAAAAACCAAAGTTTAA
- the ileS gene encoding isoleucyl-tRNA synthetase (COG0060 Isoleucyl-tRNA synthetase) has translation MANANTQNTPYSSVKPDVNLPKQEESILNFWDQEKIFEQTLDPKGKKTYSFYDGPPFATGLPHYGHLLAGILKDVVPRYWTMKGYTVPRRFGWDCHGLPVEYEINKAQQNRKS, from the coding sequence ATGGCAAATGCAAATACTCAAAATACACCTTATTCGTCCGTTAAACCTGATGTGAATCTTCCAAAGCAAGAAGAGTCAATTTTGAACTTCTGGGATCAGGAAAAGATCTTTGAGCAGACGCTCGATCCAAAAGGTAAAAAGACTTATAGCTTCTACGATGGGCCTCCGTTTGCGACAGGGCTTCCGCACTATGGTCACTTATTGGCGGGAATTCTTAAAGACGTTGTTCCTCGTTATTGGACAATGAAGGGGTATACGGTTCCTCGTCGGTTTGGTTGGGACTGTCATGGTCTTCCAGTTGAGTATGAAATTAACAAAGCTCAACAAAATCGAAAGTCGTAA
- the ileS gene encoding isoleucyl-tRNA synthetase (COG0060 Isoleucyl-tRNA synthetase) yields MKLTKLNKIESRKDVLKMGVANYNNACRSIVKRYAEEWKTTVRRVGRWVDMENPYFTMDVSFMQSVWWVFQEMYKKGLIYEGYKVVPYSVGISTPLSNFEANLNYKMVQDPALTVMFKLNNQENTWVLAWTTTPWTLPSNLGLAVGVDIDYVKVKEKSSGKQFILAQARLESVWKNCTDEVEVLGMMKGKDLLELTYEPILPYFGDRAAQGAFRIIASDHVTTESGTGVVHMAPAFGEEDYYACVKAGIPLVNPVDDDGMFTAEVPDHAGKRVKEADKDIIADLKKRGSLLKQDTIQHSYPFCYRSDTPLIYRAVSSWFVAVEKIKENLMANNLQTSWVPDHLRDGRFGKWLENARDWAISRNRFWGTPLPIWRNAEGEVICVGSCAELEKLSGKKIHDLHIDIVDDIVIPSPTGKSDLRRVEGVLDCWFESGSMPYAQWNYPQENQEQFKKAFPADFIAEGLDQTRGWFYTLSVIGTALFNQAPFKNVVVNGLVLAEDGRKMSKSLRNYPDPMEVLNKHGADALRLYMIDSPVVKAQELKFSEKGVFDIVRKILLRWWNSYSFFVSYANIDGFVPKGDAKNSPNILDQWVLSRLHALIANTHKEMDAYRLYNVVPHLLQFIEDLTNTYIRFNRSHFWQEGMPEEKRFAYETLHEVLVTLSKLMAPFAPFMAEETYKNLSTVLPNAKNSVHLESFPEADLSLLRPELEEAVKAMDALVTLGRNHREKIAVKAKIPLNKIRIIHRSSDLLTTLKKFEPYFVDELNFREVIYDANEDQFVQVTAKANFPVLGKRLGPKMKSVAAGIQALPLESILKLEKGEAVVVDGEEIQLADVEIRRSAKGDNADISVHQVVSIEVDPTVTPEQEREGLAREVMRKIQVARKTADFQLDDKIRLELAVEGGLLEAVEAHKEMLMSETLTADLKLLPMSAEPTGKFTETSDIDGAAIKIGVTNLPRV; encoded by the coding sequence ATGAAATTAACAAAGCTCAACAAAATCGAAAGTCGTAAAGACGTTTTGAAAATGGGCGTTGCTAATTATAACAACGCTTGCCGCAGCATCGTGAAACGTTACGCTGAAGAGTGGAAAACCACCGTTCGCAGAGTGGGGCGTTGGGTAGATATGGAAAATCCATACTTCACCATGGACGTAAGCTTCATGCAGAGCGTGTGGTGGGTGTTCCAAGAAATGTATAAAAAGGGTTTGATCTATGAGGGGTACAAAGTTGTTCCGTACTCTGTAGGTATCTCAACTCCGCTTTCAAACTTTGAAGCCAATCTAAACTACAAAATGGTTCAAGATCCTGCCTTGACTGTGATGTTCAAATTGAACAATCAAGAAAATACTTGGGTTCTTGCGTGGACGACGACTCCTTGGACGTTGCCATCAAACTTAGGTTTGGCTGTTGGTGTGGATATTGACTACGTCAAAGTAAAAGAAAAATCTTCAGGCAAACAATTTATTTTAGCGCAGGCTCGATTGGAATCTGTATGGAAGAACTGCACAGATGAAGTTGAAGTCTTAGGAATGATGAAAGGGAAGGATCTTTTAGAGCTTACCTACGAGCCGATCCTACCGTACTTCGGTGATCGTGCTGCTCAAGGCGCATTCCGCATTATTGCCTCTGACCACGTGACAACTGAAAGTGGTACTGGGGTTGTTCACATGGCGCCAGCCTTCGGTGAGGAAGATTACTACGCTTGTGTAAAAGCGGGAATACCATTGGTAAATCCGGTGGATGACGACGGGATGTTCACCGCTGAAGTTCCAGATCATGCGGGTAAGCGCGTGAAGGAAGCGGATAAAGATATTATCGCTGACTTAAAAAAACGTGGCAGCTTGTTAAAGCAAGATACGATTCAACATAGTTACCCATTCTGCTATCGCTCTGATACGCCGCTGATTTATCGAGCGGTTTCTAGCTGGTTTGTGGCTGTTGAAAAAATTAAAGAAAACTTAATGGCGAATAATCTACAAACTTCTTGGGTTCCAGATCACTTACGTGACGGACGCTTTGGGAAGTGGTTAGAGAATGCTCGTGACTGGGCGATCTCGCGAAATCGTTTCTGGGGAACACCGTTGCCGATTTGGAGAAACGCCGAAGGTGAAGTGATCTGTGTTGGTTCTTGTGCAGAGCTTGAAAAGCTTTCTGGTAAAAAGATTCATGATCTTCACATAGACATCGTTGATGATATTGTGATCCCTTCACCAACTGGCAAGTCAGATCTTCGCCGTGTTGAAGGTGTTTTAGACTGTTGGTTTGAGTCTGGCTCTATGCCTTATGCTCAATGGAACTATCCACAAGAAAACCAAGAGCAATTTAAAAAAGCTTTCCCAGCAGATTTTATCGCTGAAGGATTGGATCAAACGCGTGGTTGGTTCTATACACTGTCGGTGATTGGAACTGCTCTCTTTAATCAAGCGCCGTTTAAAAATGTCGTGGTGAATGGATTGGTTTTAGCTGAAGACGGTCGTAAGATGTCTAAGAGCTTGCGCAACTATCCAGACCCAATGGAAGTTTTAAATAAGCATGGTGCCGATGCTTTGCGTCTCTACATGATTGACTCTCCGGTGGTGAAAGCTCAGGAGTTAAAGTTCTCAGAAAAAGGCGTTTTCGATATCGTTCGTAAAATTCTTTTAAGATGGTGGAACTCTTACTCGTTCTTTGTCAGCTATGCAAATATCGATGGCTTTGTGCCAAAGGGTGATGCGAAAAATTCTCCGAACATTCTGGATCAGTGGGTGCTTTCACGCTTACATGCGTTGATTGCAAACACACACAAAGAAATGGATGCCTACCGCCTTTACAACGTGGTTCCGCATCTTTTGCAGTTCATTGAGGATTTAACAAATACCTACATCCGCTTTAATCGTAGCCATTTCTGGCAAGAAGGCATGCCGGAAGAAAAACGTTTTGCCTATGAAACTTTGCACGAAGTGCTAGTGACGTTATCAAAACTAATGGCGCCGTTTGCACCCTTCATGGCTGAAGAGACGTACAAAAATTTATCGACTGTTCTGCCGAATGCGAAGAACAGTGTGCACTTAGAGAGCTTCCCTGAAGCAGATTTAAGTTTGTTAAGACCTGAATTGGAAGAAGCTGTTAAGGCGATGGATGCGCTTGTAACTTTGGGACGTAATCATCGTGAAAAAATCGCGGTGAAAGCTAAGATCCCACTGAATAAAATCCGCATCATTCACCGTAGCTCAGATTTGTTAACAACTCTGAAAAAATTTGAACCGTATTTCGTGGACGAGTTGAACTTTCGTGAAGTTATCTACGATGCCAATGAAGATCAGTTCGTGCAGGTAACGGCGAAGGCGAACTTCCCAGTTCTAGGTAAGCGTCTTGGACCAAAAATGAAATCTGTCGCGGCGGGTATTCAAGCTCTACCGCTGGAGAGCATCTTGAAATTAGAAAAAGGCGAAGCTGTTGTTGTCGATGGTGAAGAGATCCAATTGGCTGACGTAGAAATTCGTCGTTCAGCTAAAGGTGATAATGCCGATATCTCTGTTCATCAGGTTGTATCAATTGAGGTTGATCCAACAGTGACTCCGGAGCAAGAACGCGAAGGTTTAGCTCGCGAAGTGATGCGTAAAATTCAAGTCGCTCGCAAAACTGCAGACTTTCAACTGGATGATAAGATCCGTTTAGAACTTGCGGTTGAGGGTGGTTTATTAGAAGCCGTTGAAGCCCATAAAGAGATGCTGATGTCTGAAACACTGACAGCAGATCTTAAGTTGTTGCCAATGTCTGCAGAACCAACAGGTAAATTCACTGAAACAAGTGATATCGATGGAGCTGCGATTAAAATTGGTGTGACGAATCTACCGCGCGTATGA
- a CDS encoding hypothetical protein (COG1720 Uncharacterized conserved protein) yields MKKNGGVFEFAAIGHVRTPFKDKFGVPRQPGLAAEAKGVIKLHSNPDLKTALRSLEEFTHLWIVFVFHEHGGKSWKPSIRPPRLGGNRKVGVLASRSPHRPNPIGISAVTIEKIDLEAEGGPEIYVGSVDLVDGTPVLDIKPYIPYADSFPEAGAGWASEPIPRTKVEFSDVALAEIKKRDPGGEARLQQMIVSVLELDPRPAYKKRQFPVSDSKSWGQRYGFEVLGHDVKYEIQENQFLVFAIQDMPVES; encoded by the coding sequence ATGAAAAAAAACGGAGGCGTTTTTGAATTTGCAGCCATCGGGCATGTGAGGACTCCCTTTAAAGATAAGTTTGGAGTTCCTAGGCAGCCAGGGTTGGCTGCGGAGGCGAAGGGAGTGATTAAACTTCACTCGAATCCGGATTTAAAAACGGCTCTACGCAGCTTAGAAGAGTTCACTCATCTTTGGATTGTTTTTGTATTTCACGAGCATGGCGGGAAAAGCTGGAAGCCCAGCATTCGTCCGCCGCGATTGGGTGGAAATCGTAAAGTGGGAGTCTTGGCCTCGCGCTCACCCCATCGACCCAATCCTATTGGAATTTCTGCTGTTACCATTGAAAAAATTGATCTTGAAGCTGAGGGTGGTCCTGAAATTTACGTGGGTTCTGTAGACCTCGTGGATGGAACGCCCGTGTTAGATATTAAGCCCTACATTCCCTATGCGGATTCCTTCCCAGAGGCCGGGGCTGGTTGGGCCTCAGAGCCTATTCCTCGCACGAAGGTGGAGTTTAGCGACGTAGCTCTTGCAGAGATAAAAAAACGCGATCCCGGTGGTGAGGCGCGCTTACAGCAAATGATTGTTTCTGTTCTAGAGTTAGATCCTCGGCCAGCCTATAAAAAGCGTCAGTTCCCAGTGAGTGATTCTAAATCATGGGGGCAGCGCTATGGTTTTGAGGTGCTTGGGCATGACGTTAAGTATGAGATTCAAGAAAACCAGTTCTTGGTTTTTGCAATTCAAGACATGCCTGTTGAGAGTTGA
- a CDS encoding prolyl oligopeptidase family protein (COG1505 Serine proteases of the peptidase family S9A) has product MKKSISLFLMFLVACQSSPFSKKEVSSMNLNDPYLYLEEVEGEKALAFAEAETERSVAHFKKSPFFNGLEKDFRSLLLATDRLPLVSLKNGELYNFWQDEKSVRGQWRKTSIESYRQEKPKWDVILDIDALAKKENENWVWKGASTLYPNHELALVYLSRGGKDAVVVREFNMRTRQFVKGGFSLPEAKGSLRWKDRDHVFVATDFGPGTVTDSGYPRQTKLWKRGTPLSNAKLILEGQATDMSVGTYAGMDGEKRHIVHTVRLGFYSSKKWYEDESGQIFPIELPEDSEITGFFQNKIFIELRQDLGKFKAGSVVFMPVSEISKGIEARKSLKLLFAPTDKKYFQWMDTTKNYIVLNVIDNILSKMEKVTFTDDHNFKIEPVKLGHEGMARLVSTEEESDLFLAQYVDFLTPTSIYIGDFSKKDNALKLEKQSPIRFKSDDLKVERLQVKSHDGTWIPYFVIAKKDIVLNGKNPTLLYGYGGFQSAMQPRYLAMEGKSWLERGGVYVMANLRGGGEFGPQWHQAVLKENRYKVYQDFIAIAEDLIRRGFTSAPHLGVSGRSNGGLLTGVSFTARPDLFNAAIIGVPLLDMLRYHKLLAGASWMDEYGNPEDPKMRDAILRYSPYQRVSASVKYPEVFIMTSTKDDRVHPGHARKMVARMKEQGHEVFYYENMEGGHGGSANIEQSILWDTLEYTYLWEKLGNK; this is encoded by the coding sequence GTGAAAAAAAGTATCAGTTTGTTCTTGATGTTCTTAGTCGCCTGTCAATCAAGCCCATTCTCTAAAAAAGAGGTCAGTTCTATGAATCTAAATGATCCCTATTTGTATTTAGAAGAGGTTGAGGGTGAAAAAGCTTTAGCCTTTGCAGAAGCGGAAACTGAAAGATCAGTAGCTCACTTTAAGAAAAGTCCTTTCTTTAATGGCTTAGAAAAAGATTTCAGGTCTTTGCTGTTGGCAACGGATCGCCTTCCGCTGGTGAGTCTAAAAAACGGAGAGCTTTATAATTTCTGGCAAGACGAGAAAAGTGTTCGTGGTCAGTGGAGAAAAACCAGTATCGAAAGCTACCGACAGGAAAAACCAAAGTGGGATGTGATCTTAGATATTGATGCTTTAGCAAAAAAAGAAAATGAAAACTGGGTTTGGAAAGGAGCTTCGACTCTGTATCCAAATCATGAGTTGGCCTTGGTCTATCTTTCTCGCGGTGGAAAAGATGCAGTGGTCGTGCGAGAGTTTAATATGCGCACACGACAGTTTGTAAAGGGTGGATTTTCATTGCCTGAAGCAAAGGGTTCCTTGCGTTGGAAAGATCGTGATCATGTTTTTGTAGCAACTGATTTCGGACCCGGAACAGTGACTGACTCTGGTTACCCAAGGCAGACCAAACTCTGGAAAAGAGGCACTCCGCTTTCTAACGCGAAATTGATTTTAGAAGGTCAAGCGACGGATATGTCAGTGGGGACTTATGCGGGAATGGATGGTGAGAAAAGACACATCGTTCATACTGTGCGTTTGGGATTCTATAGCAGTAAAAAATGGTATGAGGATGAATCAGGTCAGATTTTTCCGATCGAGCTTCCAGAGGATTCAGAAATTACTGGATTCTTTCAGAATAAAATATTCATAGAACTACGCCAAGATTTGGGAAAATTTAAAGCAGGTAGCGTTGTTTTCATGCCAGTGAGTGAGATATCTAAAGGTATTGAGGCTCGCAAAAGCTTGAAACTCTTATTTGCTCCCACGGATAAAAAGTATTTCCAGTGGATGGATACGACGAAGAATTACATCGTTCTAAATGTTATTGATAATATTTTATCTAAAATGGAAAAGGTGACATTTACAGATGATCACAATTTCAAAATTGAACCTGTTAAATTAGGTCATGAGGGAATGGCAAGGCTTGTATCGACTGAAGAAGAAAGCGATCTTTTTCTTGCGCAGTACGTGGACTTTCTGACTCCGACTTCAATTTACATTGGAGATTTTTCTAAAAAAGACAACGCTTTGAAGTTAGAGAAACAATCGCCAATCCGATTTAAAAGTGACGACTTGAAAGTCGAAAGATTGCAAGTAAAGAGCCATGACGGCACTTGGATTCCTTATTTCGTGATTGCAAAAAAAGACATTGTACTGAACGGAAAGAATCCGACTTTGCTTTATGGTTACGGAGGTTTTCAATCTGCGATGCAGCCTCGATATCTGGCGATGGAAGGTAAATCGTGGTTAGAAAGAGGCGGAGTTTATGTCATGGCGAACTTGCGCGGTGGAGGCGAGTTTGGACCACAATGGCATCAAGCTGTCTTGAAAGAAAATCGGTACAAGGTCTACCAAGATTTTATTGCGATTGCTGAAGACTTGATTCGTCGCGGATTCACCTCGGCGCCTCACTTAGGAGTTTCCGGTCGCTCCAACGGTGGGCTCTTAACAGGAGTGAGTTTTACCGCAAGACCTGATCTTTTTAATGCAGCTATCATTGGAGTGCCGTTGTTAGATATGCTTCGCTACCACAAGCTTCTTGCAGGGGCGAGTTGGATGGATGAGTACGGAAATCCTGAAGATCCAAAAATGCGTGATGCTATTTTGCGTTACTCGCCTTATCAGCGTGTGAGCGCTAGTGTGAAGTATCCAGAAGTTTTCATCATGACGAGTACCAAGGATGATCGTGTGCACCCGGGGCATGCGCGCAAAATGGTAGCCCGTATGAAGGAACAAGGTCATGAGGTTTTCTACTATGAAAACATGGAAGGTGGACACGGCGGCAGTGCGAACATTGAGCAGAGTATTTTATGGGATACCTTAGAGTACACTTATCTTTGGGAAAAATTGGGTAATAAGTAA
- a CDS encoding MutS-like mismatch repair protein, ATPase (COG0249 Mismatch repair ATPase (MutS family)) — protein sequence MNTQASSSQLIRHSLVSIRHLSRRLEKTKSLHLKFQTQLDIHRNRRLILGIIWLLTLASIAFPQNTELKTLLSLGFFIPFLVLVRKTKKINAYVTELKELSHFYERQLARTQGLPPKTSHEYAEKKARALGLPMDLGLVGPHSLWTLLNETITHGGQDRLLKWMKDTPEFDALLVRQNSLRKFLPHTWFYTKLKLRASQKEIEDASDLLLQFLKTPLVGNSFSKLFYANWILWIATFALALYSTFTQTLIPTWAYAFFPLLSMMSLSAASTVFGNFLGINVQLEVLTPIFHQLEKETQKSEFLQTLTPNIYKASPAKSARKLEWIMGLLGTQTNPLLHFFINLISPWTVTAAYLAEKERRAIEKNFPACLDELFHIEALGSLTLLFKYQTRSFPELTSSEPLMGKQFFHPLLPREQTKANDFHFTLDQRLGLLTGSNMSGKSTFLRTIGTNQILANMGAPVFADSMKTHVMEVETCITVSDSLSDGFSYFYAEVRKLKSILEKCRRGDRILFLIDEIFKGTNNKERQIGSRSVIASLAATSTACGFVSTHDLELTNLSEENSSVFNLHFRDKISDDGKMFFTYELGLGPSPTTNALIIMANEGLISEGLAKS from the coding sequence ATGAATACACAAGCATCCTCTTCTCAGTTAATACGCCACTCTTTGGTATCAATCCGACATCTTTCTCGTCGTCTTGAAAAAACGAAATCGCTCCACCTTAAATTCCAAACACAGTTGGATATTCATCGCAACCGTCGTCTGATTTTAGGCATTATCTGGCTTCTAACCTTAGCAAGTATCGCCTTCCCCCAAAACACGGAACTTAAAACTCTTCTCAGCCTTGGCTTCTTTATTCCATTTTTAGTTTTGGTACGTAAAACTAAAAAAATAAACGCTTATGTTACAGAGTTAAAAGAGCTGAGTCACTTTTACGAAAGACAGCTTGCACGCACCCAAGGCTTGCCGCCCAAAACCTCCCATGAGTACGCCGAGAAAAAAGCGCGCGCACTGGGGCTACCAATGGATTTAGGCCTTGTTGGTCCTCATTCTCTATGGACACTGCTTAATGAAACCATCACTCATGGTGGCCAGGATCGTCTACTTAAATGGATGAAAGACACTCCTGAGTTCGACGCTCTCTTAGTAAGACAAAACTCTTTGAGAAAATTTCTTCCCCACACTTGGTTCTACACAAAGCTCAAACTTAGAGCTTCACAAAAAGAAATCGAAGACGCTTCCGATCTTCTATTGCAGTTTCTAAAAACCCCACTTGTCGGCAATAGTTTTTCAAAGTTATTTTACGCTAATTGGATTCTTTGGATTGCGACTTTCGCTCTAGCACTCTATAGCACTTTCACCCAGACTCTAATTCCCACATGGGCCTATGCCTTCTTTCCGCTTCTGAGCATGATGAGCCTTTCAGCAGCGAGCACTGTCTTTGGCAATTTCTTAGGCATCAATGTTCAACTTGAAGTTCTCACGCCTATTTTTCACCAACTTGAAAAAGAAACTCAGAAGTCAGAGTTCCTTCAAACCCTGACGCCGAATATCTATAAAGCTTCGCCAGCAAAATCTGCGCGAAAGCTTGAGTGGATTATGGGTCTTTTAGGGACCCAGACAAATCCACTTCTCCATTTCTTTATCAATTTAATTTCTCCGTGGACGGTGACCGCGGCCTATCTTGCAGAAAAAGAACGTCGTGCTATTGAAAAGAATTTCCCCGCCTGCCTTGATGAGCTTTTTCATATAGAAGCACTCGGCTCACTCACGTTATTATTTAAATATCAAACGCGCAGTTTTCCAGAGTTAACTTCATCAGAACCCCTTATGGGAAAACAGTTCTTCCACCCTCTTTTGCCGCGCGAACAAACCAAGGCAAATGACTTTCACTTCACGCTCGATCAGCGTTTGGGTTTACTGACAGGTTCAAATATGTCGGGCAAATCTACGTTCTTAAGAACAATCGGAACAAATCAGATTCTTGCTAACATGGGTGCCCCCGTTTTCGCCGACAGTATGAAGACCCATGTGATGGAAGTAGAGACTTGCATCACAGTGAGCGATTCTCTCAGTGATGGCTTTTCTTACTTTTACGCTGAAGTTAGAAAATTAAAATCTATCCTTGAGAAATGCCGCCGTGGAGACCGTATTTTATTTCTAATCGACGAGATTTTTAAGGGAACCAATAATAAAGAACGCCAAATTGGCAGCCGCTCGGTCATCGCAAGTCTAGCAGCAACGAGCACAGCCTGCGGATTCGTTTCCACTCACGATCTAGAACTCACAAATCTGAGTGAAGAAAACTCATCTGTGTTCAACTTGCACTTTCGCGATAAAATTTCAGACGATGGAAAGATGTTCTTCACCTACGAGTTAGGACTTGGCCCATCACCAACAACCAATGCTTTAATCATCATGGCCAATGAAGGTTTAATCTCAGAAGGGTTAGCGAAGAGCTAA
- a CDS encoding hypothetical protein (COG0558 Phosphatidylglycerophosphate synthase), protein MEYTDFQKKLAMRFTLSRIVIVPIIVAMMWPDSLYWNIAAAVLFLMGSITDYYDGYYARKYDAVSNFGKFMDPIADKILVTSVLVMLLAQGKIDAWMVIIILARDNFIGGLRSVAAADQIIIAAKPAGKWKTAMQMVAIPIVIMGPMDPVPYLEKFGYGVLWISVILSITSAIEYYLGYMKNRPKK, encoded by the coding sequence ATGGAATACACTGATTTTCAGAAAAAACTGGCAATGCGCTTTACTCTAAGTCGCATCGTAATTGTGCCCATTATTGTGGCAATGATGTGGCCAGACAGCCTTTACTGGAATATTGCAGCAGCGGTTTTATTCCTAATGGGTTCCATTACCGACTATTACGATGGCTATTACGCCCGCAAATACGACGCAGTAAGTAATTTCGGCAAGTTCATGGACCCGATCGCAGACAAGATTTTAGTCACTAGCGTTCTCGTTATGCTGTTAGCTCAAGGAAAAATCGATGCTTGGATGGTGATCATCATCTTAGCTCGCGATAACTTTATCGGCGGCCTTCGCTCTGTGGCGGCTGCGGATCAAATCATTATCGCCGCAAAGCCTGCCGGGAAATGGAAAACGGCGATGCAAATGGTTGCCATTCCTATAGTCATCATGGGTCCCATGGACCCAGTTCCCTATCTTGAAAAATTTGGCTATGGCGTTTTATGGATTAGCGTTATTTTAAGTATCACAAGCGCTATCGAGTACTACCTAGGCTACATGAAGAACCGCCCTAAAAAGTAG